In one window of Bemisia tabaci chromosome 4, PGI_BMITA_v3 DNA:
- the LOC109037821 gene encoding uncharacterized protein, producing MVFIIVLLSSFLMVLSFSTLTSGQECPGGLPVTFAKVTGKSPRTYSPPVLLYASEPGVAITAECYNRCRRSTECTGFIVDYARGACFRFSESSQDAENLIITPNANYFRKVCLQVPKYCSARAWPIEYMAGVEMVGMQYTSVNNVIDRWHCAQLCLSGSNQYNGYDVGARPCLSAVYNPQTKVCSLSSENRRTRPEAFSPSAVPIIEYIENECINVSDESKRSCWHDPIPDQALLQVDLQEEGIDYEQCKRRCETEQYFNCLGFTHHCPLEKNDGKTLCQLHSDDRISAGPLALRYSQCASYTERLPCIDLTVSCSQRLMSITLHSKGFNGRLFALGHSDSCGVSGRNQIKTILPIPLTQSTNMCGVIIAYSSGEYNRTVASAIVVVQRHPIIQTAGDRVVKVSCAIPDDTTPYNYPRPSFNNITLDTSFGVSDPGGTNGLYSETISNISSTPPTYQSPPIARLRVRDLSQGGEDATETMLGDDLEFRVDIDPPYNVSVLKAGHLVASSGDARDSLLLLDWRGCPPEPQTFPALTPEGPNSLVAVFKAFRFPSSPILRFSLVLTPCEKNCQPVYCGNGVSSLGRAKRATLQMQEIPLQLSIIVRPLDINETANTTDTSRQLHSDDTEICATWGMMVAIGAIWLGIQFLLLAVCCCWASRIRREKKYNDTVSLQHDFQPRHVTWADHLQSR from the exons ATGGTGTTTATTATTGTTTTGCTGTCGTCATTTCTTATGGTCCTCTCGTTCTCTACTCTGACTTCAG GTCAAGAATGTCCAGGTGGGTTACCAGTGACGTTTGCAAAAGTTACAGGAAAGTCACCTAGAACATATTCCCCTCCGGTTCTACTCTATGCCTCAGAACCAGGAGTTGCCATCACAGCGGAATGTTACAACAG ATGCCGCCGAAGCACAGAGTGTACAGGGTTCATTGTCGATTACGCAAGAGGAGCATGCTTCCGTTTTTCGGAATCATCTCAAGATGCAGAAAATCTGATCATTACTCCTAATGCAAATTACTTTAGAAAAGTATGTTTACAAG TGCCAAAGTACTGCTCAGCGCGAGCGTGGCCGATCGAGTACATGGCGGGCGTGGAGATGGTGGGGATGCAGTACACTTCGGTGAACAACGTGATCGACCGGTGGCACTGCGCCCAGCTCTGCCTCTCGGGGAGCAACCAGTACAACGGCTACGACGTCGGGGCACGGCCCTGCCTCTCGGCCGTCTACAACCCCCAGACCAAGGTCTGCTCCCTCAGCTCCGAGAACCGCCGCACCCGGCCAGAGGCCTTCTCTCCCTCCGCCGTACCCATCATCGAGTACATCGAGAACGAGTGCATCAATG TGTCAGATGAGAGCAAAAGATCTTGCTGGCACGACCCAATTCCTGACCAGGCGCTGTTACAAGTAGATTTACAAGAGGAGGGAATTGATTACGAACAG TGTAAGCGGCGATGTGAGACGGAGCAGTATTTCAACTGCCTCGGGTTCACTCATCATTGTCCGTTGGAAAAGAACGATGGAAAGACCTTATGTCAGTTGCACAGTGACGACAGAATCAGTGCCGGCCCGCTTGCTCTCCGCTACTCACAGTGTGCATCCTATACCGAACGCCTTCCATGCATTGACT TAACTGTTTCTTGCTCCCAGAGACTCATGTCTATTACTTTACATTCGAAAGGATTTAACGGTCGACTTTTCGCCTTGGGTCACTCTGATTCGTGTGGTGTTTCTGGCCGAAATCAGATTAAGACAATTTTGCCAATCCCATTGACGCAATCGACCAACATGTGCGGGGTTATCATCGCGTACTCTTCCGGGGAGTACAATCG GACCGTCGCTAGTGCCATAGTAGTTGTCCAAAGACATCCAATCATTCAAACTGCAGGCGACAGGGTCGTTAAGGTGTCTTGTGCCATTCCCGATGATACTACACCGTACAACTATCCGAGGCCCTCCTTCAACAACATCACGCTGGACACTAGTTTTGGAGTTTCCGATCCAGG GGGCACTAACGGGCTGTACAGCGAGACAATCAGCAACATTAGCAGCACTCCACCAACTTATCAGTCTCCACCGATCGCGAGACTCAGAGTTCGAGATTTATCTCAAGGAGGCGAAGATGCGACTGAAACCATGCTAGGAGATGATCTGGAGTTCAGAGTTGATATTGATCCTCCTTACA ATGTATCAGTGCTGAAAGCCGGTCATCTGGTGGCGAGCTCTGGGGACGCTCGAGACTCTCTTCTACTCCTGGATTGGCGGGGGTGTCCCCCGGAACCCCAAACGTTCCCAGCGCTCACCCCTGAAGGACCTAACTCCTTGGTCGCCGTATTCAAGGCCTTCAGGTTTCCATCGTCGCCGATCTTGAGGTTCAGCCTTGTTCTCACACCGTGCGAGAAGAACTGCCAGCCT gtTTACTGCGGTAATGGTGTATCCTCTCTGGGTCGGGCGAAGCGTGCAACCCTTCAGATGCAAGAAATCCCTCTACAGCTCTCGATCATTGTTAGACCTCTTGATATCAACGAAACAGCAAACACGACGGACACGTCCCGACAGCTTCACTCAG ATGATACCGAAATTTGCGCCACTTGGGGCATGATGGTTGCTATTGGGGCTATTTGGCTCGGCATTCAATTTCTACTACTGGCAGTCTGCTGCTGCTGGGCGTCACGAATCAGGCGAGAGAAAAAGTACAACGACACTGTTAGTCTTCAGCACGACTTTCAACCAAGACACGTCACGTGGGCCGATCACCTCCAAAGTCGTTAA